From the Oleiharenicola lentus genome, one window contains:
- a CDS encoding ATP-dependent Clp protease adaptor ClpS encodes MIVAVESTSRRLPAPVEAPQAQLAGMWRVVVLNDPVNRMSYVVMVLRRVFGFNEERARRHMLEVHESGRSIVWAGTREQAEAHVFALQQWHLTAIIQPEEPS; translated from the coding sequence ATGATCGTCGCCGTCGAATCCACGTCCCGCCGGCTGCCGGCGCCGGTCGAGGCTCCGCAGGCGCAACTGGCCGGGATGTGGCGCGTGGTGGTGCTCAACGACCCCGTCAACCGGATGTCCTACGTCGTCATGGTCCTGCGGCGCGTCTTCGGTTTCAACGAGGAGCGCGCCCGCCGCCACATGCTGGAGGTGCACGAGAGCGGCCGCTCCATCGTGTGGGCCGGCACGCGCGAGCAGGCCGAGGCGCATGTCTTCGCGCTCCAGCAATGGCACCTCACGGCGATCATCCAGCCGGAGGAACCGTCCTGA
- a CDS encoding SirB2 family protein — translation MNPQYYYLLHIFSLFVLTAHTFMAFANPDPANRKQTMIITGIATLLVLVSGFGLLAKIHANQFSAWVIVKLVCWLGLSALAGIAYRRPHLRGTLAAIALGLILVALATVYIFRFPAAV, via the coding sequence ATGAACCCCCAGTATTACTACCTGCTTCATATCTTCTCCCTGTTTGTGCTGACGGCGCACACGTTCATGGCCTTCGCCAATCCTGATCCGGCGAACCGGAAGCAGACGATGATCATCACCGGCATTGCCACCCTGCTGGTGCTCGTGAGCGGTTTCGGCCTGCTGGCCAAGATCCATGCGAACCAGTTTTCCGCCTGGGTGATCGTGAAGCTCGTGTGCTGGCTCGGCCTGTCGGCGCTCGCCGGCATCGCCTACCGCCGTCCGCACCTGCGCGGCACGCTGGCCGCCATCGCCCTCGGCCTGATCCTCGTGGCGCTCGCCACGGTTTACATCTTCCGCTTCCCCGCCGCGGTGTGA
- a CDS encoding DNA polymerase domain-containing protein, with protein MSEKPICGLWIDDDGRAWVCTAQPGGGRQEREDSLRPFAWLSEVVAGEGIAVETLRGDGLFRHLLHADSLERFNACLKAAPDGTQRDVLKPYESQWLLQRRARLYENLHFADLRRCQLDIETAAAEAGGFSDARNPGDRILAIGLQCGDRRELLTLGEETDAGEKRLLLAFNELLREMDPDVVEGHNIHKFDLDYLRQRSKRHKVPCAWGRFGLNAEFRNSRMKVAERWIDFPRCDLPGRAVIDTYLLVQQYDVTAREMTGYGLKEVAVYFGITPESGEGRTYIDGAQIQHAFRENREQFLAYLADDLRETKGLADVLLPTYFEQARAFPILLQEAALRGSGGKVDLLFLEEYYHARAACPAPLGEIETFEGGFTRSFQEGVFKHVLHFDVASLYPSLLLAIGRNPKTDTLGVFIPMLRRLREYRLKYKQLAKTAPTAAERDEAQARQTAFKILINSFYGYLGFSAARFGDGELAAEVTRRGRELLQALIAEFERLGCTILEADTDGIYLSAKAHFEKPEELLASVAKIMPPGIELEFDGRYDAMFCYKAKNYALAAGGEITLRGSALRSRGIEPFLKRLGDHLIAHVLGVSPDSPEAEVNRLRHSIADRSHPVADLAKSETLSQNPEAYEQWVAGGGKPRRAAAEVALQMNPRPRMGERVSYYIVAKAKGQTSDWQRARPLASHDPAKAPYDPVYYLEKIDDWLERYGRFIGIKPHSDQQEMLL; from the coding sequence GTGAGCGAGAAGCCGATCTGCGGTCTGTGGATTGACGACGACGGCCGCGCCTGGGTCTGCACCGCGCAGCCCGGCGGCGGCCGGCAGGAAAGAGAGGACAGCCTCCGGCCCTTTGCCTGGCTGTCGGAGGTCGTGGCCGGCGAAGGCATCGCGGTCGAGACGCTCCGGGGCGACGGACTGTTCCGGCATCTGCTGCACGCCGACTCGCTGGAGCGGTTCAACGCCTGCCTGAAGGCCGCGCCCGACGGCACGCAGCGCGACGTGCTCAAGCCCTACGAGAGCCAATGGCTCCTGCAGCGGCGCGCGCGGTTGTATGAAAATCTGCATTTTGCGGATTTGCGTCGCTGCCAGCTCGACATCGAGACGGCCGCGGCCGAGGCGGGCGGCTTCAGCGACGCCCGCAATCCGGGCGACCGCATCCTGGCCATCGGCCTGCAATGCGGCGACCGGCGCGAACTGCTGACACTGGGCGAGGAAACCGACGCCGGCGAAAAGCGCCTGCTGCTCGCCTTCAACGAACTGCTCCGCGAGATGGACCCCGACGTGGTCGAGGGCCACAACATCCACAAGTTCGACCTCGATTACCTGCGCCAGCGGTCGAAGCGCCACAAGGTGCCCTGCGCGTGGGGCCGCTTCGGGCTCAACGCCGAGTTTCGCAACAGCCGCATGAAGGTGGCCGAGCGCTGGATCGATTTCCCGCGCTGCGACCTGCCCGGCCGCGCCGTCATCGACACCTACCTGCTCGTCCAACAATACGACGTCACCGCCCGCGAGATGACCGGTTACGGCCTCAAGGAGGTCGCGGTCTATTTCGGCATCACGCCGGAGTCGGGCGAGGGCCGCACCTACATTGACGGCGCGCAGATCCAGCACGCCTTCCGCGAAAACCGGGAACAGTTCCTGGCCTACCTCGCCGATGATCTGCGCGAGACCAAGGGCCTCGCCGACGTTTTGTTGCCGACCTATTTCGAGCAGGCGCGGGCGTTTCCGATCCTGCTGCAGGAGGCGGCGCTGCGCGGTTCCGGCGGCAAGGTGGACCTCCTGTTCCTCGAGGAATACTACCACGCGCGGGCGGCTTGCCCGGCGCCGTTGGGTGAGATTGAGACCTTCGAGGGCGGGTTCACCCGCAGTTTCCAGGAGGGCGTGTTCAAGCACGTCCTGCATTTCGACGTGGCCTCGCTTTACCCGAGCCTGTTGCTGGCCATCGGCCGCAACCCGAAGACCGACACGCTGGGCGTGTTCATCCCGATGCTGCGCCGGCTGCGCGAATACCGCCTGAAATACAAGCAGCTGGCCAAGACCGCCCCGACGGCCGCCGAGCGCGACGAAGCCCAGGCGCGGCAAACGGCGTTCAAGATTCTCATCAACTCGTTCTACGGCTACCTCGGTTTCTCCGCCGCGCGCTTCGGCGACGGGGAACTCGCGGCCGAGGTGACGCGGCGCGGCCGCGAGCTGCTGCAGGCGCTGATCGCCGAGTTCGAACGACTCGGCTGCACCATTCTCGAAGCCGACACCGACGGCATCTACCTCTCGGCAAAGGCGCACTTCGAAAAACCCGAGGAACTGCTCGCTTCGGTGGCGAAGATCATGCCGCCGGGCATCGAGCTGGAGTTCGACGGACGTTACGACGCCATGTTCTGCTACAAGGCCAAGAACTACGCTCTCGCCGCGGGCGGCGAGATCACGCTGCGCGGGTCGGCGCTGCGCTCGCGCGGCATCGAGCCCTTCCTGAAACGGCTCGGCGACCACCTCATCGCGCATGTGCTGGGCGTATCGCCCGACTCGCCGGAAGCTGAGGTGAATCGCCTTCGCCACAGTATCGCAGATCGTTCGCATCCGGTCGCCGACCTCGCGAAGTCCGAGACCCTCAGTCAAAACCCGGAAGCCTACGAACAGTGGGTGGCGGGCGGCGGAAAGCCCCGGCGCGCCGCCGCCGAAGTCGCGCTCCAGATGAACCCGCGCCCGCGCATGGGCGAGCGGGTCAGCTACTACATCGTCGCCAAGGCCAAGGGCCAGACCTCCGACTGGCAGCGCGCCCGGCCCCTCGCCAGCCATGATCCGGCCAAGGCCCCTTACGATCCTGTCTATTACCTGGAAAAAATCGACGACTGGCTCGAACGGTATGGACGTTTCATCGGGATTAAGCCACACAGCGACCAGCAGGAAATGCTCCTCTGA
- a CDS encoding xanthine dehydrogenase family protein molybdopterin-binding subunit, which produces MKPSDSPSLSPSPSPKALPRREFLRISALTGGGFAIGFLLPGQTFAQAAANLLDDTAKQFTPNPFIRITPENIITILAKNPETGQGVKTHLPMIVAEELDVDFNTIVVEQAGLRGDVGAQFAGGSRSTPDNYQRLRVAGATARVMLIEVAAQTWGVPADQLTTEKGRVIHSATGRSATYGQLATKAATLPIPDEKTVRLKKEGEFRVMGSRVGGVDNPAIVTGRPLFGIDQVLPGLVYAAYEKCPVFGGKVISANVERIKKLPGVLDCFVLEGTDNPNGLKPGVAIVATSTWAAFSAKKQLNVEWDESAGAGHSSEAFAAKAAAAARAGGKNVRTDGDVAAALASAAKVVEAEYTYPYLNHATLEPQGCTAWAKDDGIEFWTTSQTPGSGQDLVANTFKIPKEKLKLNFVRGGGGFGRRLANDYMAEAAAIALRTGGKPVKLTWTREDDMRHDCYHRPGGFHFLKGAVDAAGKLSAWQNHFVTYGFKNTERPASGADLSPDELPARFVPNFHLDQTILSTMIPSGPMRAPRSNALAWVFQSFIDELAHAAGRDPVEFRLELLGDDRVVPPSTGQRGAPYDTGRMKAVVRLAAGKSGWGQPLPKGEGRGVAFHFSHSGYVAMVAHVAVAQDGTLTVKEFTTVADVGPIINLSGAENQMEGSVMDGLGAIWLQEMTFDEGRAVQSNFHDFPLLRINAAPKVTVHFIQSANPPTGLGEPPYPVVMPAVCNAIFAACGKRIRTWPILKSDLSWS; this is translated from the coding sequence ATGAAACCCTCCGACTCACCCTCACTTTCACCTTCACCCTCCCCTAAGGCCCTCCCCCGTCGCGAATTCCTGCGCATTTCCGCCCTCACCGGCGGCGGCTTCGCCATCGGCTTCCTGCTGCCGGGCCAGACCTTTGCCCAGGCCGCGGCCAACCTGCTCGACGACACCGCGAAGCAGTTCACGCCGAATCCCTTCATCCGCATCACGCCGGAGAACATCATCACCATCCTCGCGAAAAACCCCGAGACCGGCCAGGGCGTGAAGACCCACCTGCCCATGATCGTGGCCGAGGAGCTCGACGTGGACTTCAACACCATCGTCGTGGAACAGGCCGGTCTGCGCGGCGACGTCGGCGCCCAGTTCGCCGGCGGCAGCCGCTCCACGCCGGACAATTACCAGCGCCTCCGCGTGGCCGGCGCCACCGCGCGCGTGATGCTCATCGAGGTGGCGGCCCAGACCTGGGGCGTGCCCGCCGACCAGCTCACGACCGAGAAGGGCCGCGTCATCCACTCCGCCACCGGCCGCAGCGCCACCTACGGCCAGCTCGCCACCAAGGCCGCCACCCTGCCCATCCCCGACGAGAAAACCGTGCGCCTGAAGAAGGAAGGCGAGTTCCGCGTCATGGGCTCGCGCGTCGGCGGCGTGGACAATCCCGCCATTGTCACCGGCCGGCCGCTCTTCGGCATCGACCAAGTGCTCCCCGGCCTGGTCTACGCCGCCTACGAAAAGTGCCCCGTCTTTGGCGGCAAGGTCATCTCCGCCAATGTTGAGCGCATCAAGAAGCTCCCCGGCGTGCTCGACTGTTTCGTGCTCGAAGGCACCGACAACCCCAACGGCCTCAAGCCCGGCGTGGCCATTGTCGCCACCTCCACCTGGGCGGCGTTTTCCGCCAAGAAACAGCTCAACGTCGAGTGGGACGAGAGCGCGGGCGCGGGCCACTCGAGCGAAGCCTTTGCCGCCAAGGCGGCCGCAGCGGCCAGGGCCGGCGGCAAGAACGTGCGCACCGACGGCGACGTTGCCGCTGCGCTTGCCTCCGCCGCCAAGGTCGTCGAGGCCGAATACACCTACCCCTACCTCAACCACGCCACGCTCGAGCCGCAGGGCTGCACCGCGTGGGCCAAGGACGACGGCATCGAATTCTGGACCACGTCGCAGACGCCCGGCTCCGGCCAGGATCTCGTCGCCAACACCTTCAAGATCCCGAAGGAGAAGCTGAAGCTCAACTTCGTGCGCGGCGGCGGCGGCTTTGGCCGGCGCCTCGCCAACGACTACATGGCGGAGGCCGCAGCCATCGCGCTGCGCACGGGCGGCAAGCCCGTGAAACTCACGTGGACCCGCGAGGACGACATGCGCCACGACTGCTACCACCGCCCCGGCGGGTTCCACTTCCTCAAGGGCGCGGTGGACGCCGCGGGCAAGCTCAGCGCCTGGCAGAATCATTTCGTGACCTACGGGTTCAAGAACACCGAGCGACCCGCCTCCGGCGCGGACCTGAGCCCCGACGAACTGCCCGCGCGCTTCGTGCCGAACTTCCACCTCGATCAGACCATCCTCTCCACGATGATCCCGAGCGGCCCGATGCGCGCCCCGCGCAGCAACGCACTGGCCTGGGTGTTCCAGAGTTTCATAGACGAACTGGCTCATGCCGCCGGCCGCGATCCGGTCGAGTTCCGGCTCGAACTGCTGGGCGACGACCGGGTCGTGCCGCCGAGCACCGGGCAGCGGGGCGCGCCCTACGACACCGGCCGCATGAAGGCTGTGGTCCGTCTCGCCGCCGGGAAATCCGGCTGGGGCCAACCGCTGCCCAAGGGCGAAGGCCGCGGCGTCGCGTTTCATTTCTCCCACTCCGGCTACGTCGCGATGGTCGCGCACGTCGCGGTGGCCCAGGATGGCACGCTGACGGTGAAGGAGTTCACCACCGTCGCCGACGTCGGCCCGATCATCAACCTGAGCGGCGCCGAGAACCAGATGGAGGGCTCCGTCATGGACGGACTCGGCGCGATCTGGCTGCAGGAAATGACGTTCGACGAAGGCCGCGCCGTGCAGAGCAACTTCCACGACTTCCCGTTGCTGCGCATCAACGCCGCGCCGAAGGTCACGGTCCACTTCATCCAGAGCGCCAACCCGCCCACCGGCCTGGGCGAACCGCCCTACCCGGTCGTGATGCCCGCGGTCTGCAACGCGATCTTCGCCGCCTGCGGCAAGCGCATCCGCACCTGGCCGATCCTCAAGAGCGACCTGAGCTGGAGCTGA
- a CDS encoding (2Fe-2S)-binding protein has protein sequence MPSYTLKVNGQAHTVTVAADTPLLWALRDNLGLVGTKYGCGMGLCGACTVHLNGVPVRSCQTPVSAVGNTPVTTIEGLDPAGAHPLQKAWCDHDVPQCGYCQAGQIMTAAALLKQTPSPTDADIDAAMAGNLCRCGTYVRIRAAIKDAATKKVSLEGPSPDGPRSVRRPTLHESTEAVS, from the coding sequence ATGCCCTCCTACACTCTGAAAGTTAACGGGCAGGCGCACACGGTCACCGTGGCTGCCGACACCCCGCTCCTCTGGGCGCTCCGCGACAACCTCGGCCTCGTCGGCACCAAATATGGCTGCGGCATGGGCCTCTGCGGCGCCTGCACCGTCCACCTCAACGGCGTGCCGGTGCGCTCCTGCCAGACGCCCGTCTCCGCCGTCGGCAACACGCCCGTCACCACCATCGAGGGCCTCGACCCCGCCGGCGCGCACCCGCTGCAAAAAGCCTGGTGCGACCACGACGTCCCGCAGTGCGGCTACTGCCAGGCCGGCCAGATCATGACCGCCGCCGCTCTCCTCAAGCAGACCCCCTCGCCCACCGATGCCGACATCGACGCCGCGATGGCCGGCAACCTCTGCCGCTGCGGCACCTACGTCCGCATCCGCGCCGCGATCAAGGATGCGGCGACAAAGAAGGTTTCCCTGGAGGGCCCGTCTCCCGACGGGCCGCGGTCGGTGCGGAGACCGACCCTCCACGAAAGCACGGAGGCCGTGTCATGA
- a CDS encoding RNA polymerase sigma factor, translating into MSDPTPELDPDLLHRAQGGDQAAFGVIMRTYHERTFRLAYAIVHREADARDIAQEVWLTVWKNLGTFRGDARFTTWLHPIVTRKALDHLRKRRRWFDRFLPFNTGDDNAVEVPEPATTDDARSLHEGNETVERVRAAIAALPPKQRVVLALRELEGLSYEEIATATGVPTGTVMSRLFHARKLLAEKLGPPANHE; encoded by the coding sequence TTGAGCGACCCGACTCCAGAACTTGATCCCGACCTCCTGCACCGCGCGCAAGGGGGCGACCAGGCCGCCTTCGGCGTCATCATGCGCACCTACCACGAGCGCACCTTCCGGCTCGCCTACGCCATCGTCCACCGCGAGGCCGATGCCCGCGACATCGCCCAGGAAGTCTGGCTCACCGTTTGGAAGAACCTCGGCACCTTCCGCGGCGACGCCCGTTTCACCACCTGGCTGCACCCGATCGTCACCCGCAAGGCCCTGGACCACCTCCGCAAGCGCCGCCGCTGGTTCGACCGCTTCCTGCCCTTCAACACGGGCGACGACAACGCCGTCGAGGTCCCCGAGCCCGCCACGACCGACGACGCCCGCTCACTCCACGAGGGCAACGAGACCGTGGAGCGCGTCCGCGCCGCCATCGCCGCCCTGCCACCGAAGCAGCGCGTCGTCCTCGCCCTGCGTGAACTGGAGGGCCTCAGCTACGAGGAAATCGCCACCGCCACCGGCGTCCCCACCGGCACCGTCATGTCCCGCCTCTTCCACGCCCGCAAACTCCTCGCCGAGAAACTCGGTCCGCCCGCCAATCACGAATAA
- the ispG gene encoding (E)-4-hydroxy-3-methylbut-2-enyl-diphosphate synthase: MSYCSSRFQTVRRRTVEVKVGGVGVGADHPVRVQSMTTSDTQDVAATVKQSIALAEVGCEIVRITAPNVQAAKCLKDIRAQFSAAGFGHIPLVADIHFLPSAAMEAVEHVEKIRVNPGNYADKKKFAVKEYTDADYDEELQRIHDAFSPLVKRAKELGRAMRIGTNHGSLSDRIMNRYGDTPLGMVESALEFLRIARSHSYHDIILSMKSSNPKVMIQAYRLLVSRMAQEDMHYPLHLGVTEAGDGEDGRIKSAIGIGSLLLDGLGDTIRVSLTEDSVYEIPVAQAIAAKAMSLWRESDPQVSGFRSQVSDSIDPYHFTRREPAVLKLSERCLVGPEQPPRVIVRVASLDQLPEAAQALAAPKLKDTPAEGLLVPVATPGDLATLCETAAKTALPVDFLALEIAPSLSPEVLQPLLALVKGRMMLVRKFAATDTEAFAAFTDLVRRHGQFLAAEIAPVDLPAFEPLLRASGDAGLVFTLSSSAAAGHAIGDYRQLVEALKTAGSRAPLWIRNTAATAVRGDNSFLSKLLEASFLTGSLLCDGVGDLVSIETETDVARATKLTYNVLQGAGARISKTEFVACPSCGRTLFDLQTTTQRIRAQTGHLKGVKIAIMGCIVNGPGEMADADFGYVGGAPGKINLYVGKNCVQYNIPQAEADARLIALIREHGKWVDPEPHQLANA; the protein is encoded by the coding sequence ATGTCCTACTGCTCCTCCCGTTTTCAGACCGTCCGCCGCCGCACCGTCGAGGTGAAGGTCGGCGGCGTGGGCGTCGGCGCCGACCACCCGGTCCGCGTCCAGTCCATGACGACCAGCGACACGCAGGACGTCGCCGCCACGGTGAAACAGTCCATCGCCCTCGCCGAGGTCGGCTGCGAGATCGTCCGCATCACCGCGCCCAACGTGCAGGCCGCGAAATGCCTCAAGGACATCCGCGCGCAGTTCAGTGCCGCGGGCTTCGGCCACATCCCGCTCGTGGCCGACATCCATTTCCTGCCCTCCGCCGCCATGGAGGCCGTCGAGCACGTCGAGAAGATCCGCGTCAACCCCGGCAATTACGCCGACAAGAAGAAGTTCGCGGTCAAGGAATACACCGACGCCGACTACGACGAGGAACTGCAGCGCATCCACGACGCCTTCTCGCCCCTCGTGAAACGTGCCAAGGAGCTGGGCCGGGCCATGCGCATCGGCACCAATCACGGCTCGTTGTCCGACCGCATCATGAACCGCTACGGCGACACGCCGCTCGGCATGGTCGAGAGCGCCCTCGAGTTTCTGCGCATCGCCCGGTCGCACTCCTACCACGACATCATCCTCTCGATGAAGTCGAGCAACCCGAAGGTCATGATCCAGGCCTACCGCCTGCTCGTTTCGCGCATGGCGCAGGAGGACATGCACTACCCGCTCCACCTCGGCGTGACCGAGGCCGGCGACGGCGAGGACGGCCGCATCAAGAGCGCCATTGGCATCGGTTCACTGCTGCTCGACGGCCTCGGCGACACCATCCGCGTGTCGCTCACCGAGGATTCGGTTTACGAAATCCCCGTGGCGCAGGCAATCGCGGCCAAGGCGATGAGCCTGTGGCGGGAATCAGATCCTCAGGTTTCAGGTTTCAGGTCTCAGGTTTCGGACTCGATAGATCCCTATCACTTCACCCGCCGCGAGCCGGCGGTGCTGAAGCTCTCCGAGCGCTGCCTGGTCGGCCCCGAGCAGCCGCCACGGGTCATCGTGCGCGTTGCATCGTTGGACCAGCTGCCCGAAGCCGCGCAGGCGCTCGCCGCGCCCAAACTCAAGGACACGCCCGCCGAGGGCCTGCTCGTGCCCGTCGCCACGCCCGGTGATCTTGCCACGCTCTGCGAAACCGCGGCCAAGACCGCGCTACCGGTGGATTTCCTCGCCTTGGAAATCGCCCCCAGCCTCTCCCCCGAGGTGCTCCAGCCGCTGCTGGCCCTGGTGAAGGGACGCATGATGCTCGTGCGGAAATTCGCTGCCACCGACACCGAGGCTTTCGCCGCCTTCACCGATCTCGTGCGTCGCCACGGCCAGTTCCTCGCCGCCGAGATTGCTCCGGTTGATTTGCCTGCTTTCGAACCGCTGCTGCGCGCGTCCGGCGACGCCGGCCTCGTCTTTACGCTCAGTTCTTCCGCCGCCGCTGGTCACGCCATCGGCGACTACCGCCAGCTGGTCGAGGCCCTAAAAACCGCCGGCTCCCGCGCCCCCCTCTGGATCCGCAACACCGCAGCCACCGCCGTGCGCGGCGACAACAGCTTCCTGTCCAAGCTCCTCGAGGCCAGTTTCCTCACCGGCAGCCTGCTCTGCGACGGCGTGGGTGACCTCGTCAGCATCGAGACCGAGACCGACGTGGCCCGCGCGACCAAGCTCACCTACAACGTGCTCCAGGGCGCCGGCGCGCGCATCTCCAAGACGGAGTTCGTCGCCTGCCCGAGCTGCGGCCGCACGCTTTTCGACCTGCAGACGACCACGCAGCGCATCCGGGCGCAGACCGGCCACCTCAAGGGGGTGAAGATCGCCATCATGGGTTGCATCGTGAACGGCCCGGGCGAGATGGCCGACGCCGATTTCGGCTACGTCGGCGGCGCCCCGGGCAAGATCAACCTCTACGTCGGTAAGAATTGCGTCCAATACAACATCCCCCAGGCCGAGGCCGACGCCCGCCTCATCGCCCTCATCCGCGAGCACGGCAAGTGGGTGGATCCCGAGCCGCACCAGCTGGCGAATGCCTGA
- the rseP gene encoding RIP metalloprotease RseP, whose protein sequence is MLQLLLAIGLVTLSIFIHELGHFLAARWRGMVVPRFSIFGIGKPIVSWKWRGVEYCICWLPIGAYVMVPQLSDLGDFEGDVPEAAKNLPPASYLSKVIVAVAGPAANILFALALGCIVWAVGVNVPAEFNRTEIGEVAKEVVTTDGKTVPGPAFAAGLQPGDIIRSVDGKPVANFQDLITAIILGSQIAPDGRRVMEITLERAGATLTKQVYPELTGTEGLRTVGLAPRSDLVIDKVNADSPAALAGLRAGDRIIAVDGKPLARRDELREHFQKKSNEPSTLLIQRDGKELTASLQPRLQTIEGQTLFLIGVTWRIETVLMHPTPFAQIGDALTQVYQTLSSLLNRQSDIGVRHMSGIVGIVDNLQQVATIGIIPALAFLIAINVSLAIFNLLPIPVLDGGHVVFATLAKLRGKPLNPVWMQNAVAACFVLLIGLIVYVSYNDIRRAIQGRSEAPPAKSAPAKPVEPVPAGK, encoded by the coding sequence ATGCTGCAACTGCTCCTCGCCATCGGTCTCGTCACCCTCTCGATCTTCATCCATGAGCTGGGGCACTTCCTCGCGGCCCGCTGGCGCGGGATGGTCGTGCCGCGTTTCTCGATCTTCGGCATCGGCAAGCCCATCGTCAGCTGGAAGTGGCGCGGCGTGGAATACTGCATCTGCTGGCTGCCTATCGGCGCCTACGTGATGGTGCCGCAGCTCTCGGACCTCGGCGATTTCGAGGGCGACGTGCCCGAGGCCGCCAAGAACCTGCCGCCTGCGAGCTACCTCTCCAAGGTCATCGTCGCGGTCGCCGGCCCGGCCGCGAACATCCTCTTCGCCCTCGCCCTCGGCTGTATCGTCTGGGCCGTCGGCGTGAACGTGCCCGCTGAGTTCAACCGCACCGAGATCGGAGAGGTGGCCAAGGAAGTCGTGACGACCGACGGCAAGACCGTCCCCGGCCCGGCCTTCGCCGCCGGGCTCCAGCCGGGCGACATCATCCGCTCGGTCGACGGCAAGCCGGTCGCGAATTTTCAGGACCTCATCACGGCCATCATCCTCGGCTCCCAGATCGCCCCGGACGGACGCCGCGTCATGGAAATAACCCTCGAGCGCGCCGGCGCCACGCTCACCAAACAGGTTTATCCCGAGCTGACCGGCACCGAGGGCCTGCGCACCGTCGGCCTCGCGCCGCGCTCCGACCTCGTCATCGACAAGGTGAACGCCGACTCCCCGGCCGCGCTCGCCGGCCTCCGCGCCGGCGACCGCATCATCGCCGTGGACGGCAAACCGCTGGCCCGTCGCGACGAGTTGCGCGAACACTTCCAGAAAAAGTCCAACGAACCGAGCACCCTGCTCATCCAACGCGACGGCAAAGAGCTGACTGCCTCGCTCCAGCCGCGCCTTCAGACGATTGAAGGCCAGACCCTCTTCCTGATCGGCGTCACTTGGCGCATCGAGACGGTGCTCATGCACCCGACGCCCTTCGCGCAGATTGGCGACGCCCTCACCCAGGTTTACCAGACGCTCTCCAGCCTGCTCAACCGCCAGTCCGACATCGGCGTGCGGCACATGAGCGGCATCGTCGGCATCGTGGACAACCTCCAGCAGGTCGCGACCATCGGCATCATCCCCGCCCTCGCCTTCCTGATCGCGATCAATGTCTCGCTGGCGATCTTCAACCTGCTGCCCATCCCCGTGCTCGACGGCGGCCACGTCGTCTTCGCCACGCTGGCCAAGCTCCGCGGCAAACCCCTCAACCCGGTCTGGATGCAAAACGCTGTCGCCGCCTGCTTCGTCCTGCTCATCGGCCTGATCGTTTACGTGAGCTACAACGACATCCGCCGCGCCATCCAGGGCCGCAGCGAGGCCCCGCCCGCCAAGAGCGCCCCCGCCAAACCGGTGGAGCCGGTGCCGGCCGGCAAGTAA